The Meriones unguiculatus strain TT.TT164.6M chromosome 6, Bangor_MerUng_6.1, whole genome shotgun sequence genomic interval TTCTGGCCCTGTGGAAACAAACCACACATCAAGATCCACAATACACACAAAGCATGCACCAAGATCCCCAGTAGAACCTCAGGGCCTTTCTTAGTCTCTGAAAACAAGGTTATGAACACGATTGTTAATCCAAATTAAGGCACCTTCACCACTTAACCCTTTAGGTCTTCTTTGAACCCAAGAAGAGCCATTAAAAGCCTAAAATGTAGAATCAGGATATGTTCTATGCAGCATATACAACCTTTCCATCCTGGTGCTCTGGTCACATTTTAAACTCTTATTAGCTGGATGGTggtagtgcacacttttaatcccagcagtcgggaggcacaggcaggcagatctctgtgagtctgaggccagcgtTGTCTAGAGAGTTAGTCCTAGGACATCCAGGGCCTACACAGAGTTCTTTTATTAGAATATATTAATTGTGCAAAATAATGTGTTTCAGTATGGCACTCTTTGATCACATACACCCCTCTGTTCTTCTAGCACTCTCTCCCTGCACCTACATTTAAACTTGCCCGCAGACAAGCTGGTGCCTGTGACTGGATTCTGCCTCCATCCTTCTTCATTCCATTTTCATCATCTCCCTGTGCTTTAGGCCTCATCAGGCCTGATAGCCTGTCTAGAAGGCATCTACATTGGCTATTACATCTGCTAAACTCTTGAAAATCTAACCTTGCCTTGGGTTCCCCATCACCTTGGCAATGAGGTCATATACCAGCAAGCACACTGATGATAGGTGGAGCTACACTATTCATCCTAGAGTCTGCTTTCCAGGAAATTCTGTTTCCACTTCAGACTTCCTCAATACCCATCCCTCTTTCCACTTCTTAGTGCCTCCTGTTGGGCTCCTCTTTTGTCTGGCAATGTAAGGCATCCTTCAGAGTTCAGCTCTGGCTAGAGCTTGCATAGGCATCCTTACTCAGCCCTGGACCTTTAGCTCAGATCCTGTACTACTGTGCATCACTCTGTATTTGAATTCACTGTGTTATTTGAACTTCCTTgcttatttctctgtcttttaggtTAACTGTTTGGGAACTGGGGCTCCCATTCTATTTTTCTACCTTGTAGGATCCTATTCAGCCTTTGAGACCCAGTTTTCAACTGCCCTTTGTTGTTGTCCTAATTAGTAGAGACAGTTGTTTCCTTCACTTTTTGAAAGTGTCACAGTGTAGTATAATGACTTTATACTTCTTtcattgctttttgttgttgttgttgttgttagtctGTGTCCTATGTAGACCATATtggactcaaactcactgtgtggctgaggctggccttgaactccctattttctcctttccaccttctaagtgctgggattacaaacttaTTTTCTTAGCCATTCTTCCCCGTGAGACTCTTGAAGTCAGAAATCAAAGGTTCCTATTTCTACCATGTTGTCGATGCCTAGCACTGTGCTGGTTGTGGACTTATTTCCTTGTTTGGCTCCCCCATTGGAATATGAGTTCTGTGGAAAGATCTTGCCCATCATACCACCTGATTCCCAGCTCTGAAAATCATGACACAAAATACTTAGCATTAATATAAAGTATTAATACAAAGctatattcaatttttttattttttaatgctatTGGAGCTTATTCAAGACATGAAATCATTCTTCCATTGAATTGCCCCAGACCTAAGTTATAttcaactctttttttgtttttgttttgttttgattttgtgacaatttctctgtatagctgtggctgtcgtggaactcactctgtagaatcTTTGGATGTTTCCTAAGGTCACACACTTCAGCATCTGAGGTAGAACTACAACTAACCCTCTGTAGACCTCCACACCAGAGGGTGGCCCTTTCATCTACTCTAAGGCATGAAtcactggtctcaaactcagagacccacctgcctctgcttccctagtgttGGGATTCAACGCAAACAACACTACACATCAGCTTCAACtcttcatatctatctatctatctatctatctatctatctatcatatatattatatatatataatataaatgcaggtttattgggagcagcacaggagggggagggagaaagaaaagaagctcgcagggagaaagaggaaaagaaaggaggaaagacacagaaagaaagaagagaacagagaagaggggggaagagaggaaggcaggggaaggaggaaggaagagagaagaaaggcccACCTTCAACTCTACAAAACTCAAGTGATACAGCATTAGTGGATACCATATGCAGTGTGCTTGAGTGCAGCACAGAGTAAAATTTACATGCCGTTTCAAGTACAGTCTGTCTTAAACTGTCTCCACAAGTCACCTGGCAATATGCTTTATAAGCAGCTCAGGGAGACACTCTGTGGTGGGGGTGTCAGCCCGCCCTCTTCACAcaggagatgggagagaaagctCCTTTAGTGGCCTCACTTGGACATAGAAGAAGCAGATGGAGAGGTACTGACCTGGCTCTGATCCAGGGTTTGGTGTGCATGTCCAAACCACTTCCCCAGTTGCCATGTTTTTCTGAAGCTGGTGGCAAAAATCCCCTTTCTGGGGCCAACTCCTCCGCAATCGCCCTGATGTGGTAGGGCTCAAATCCGCAGCAGCCGCCAATGAACCTGACCCCCAGGTTGTAGGCCTCCCTGGCATATTTTTGAATATCCCATCTGGTCGCAACTCGGGGTTCCAACCCTGAAATAAGTGATATTAGGttctttttgtaaaaataaaaataaaaaaaaataagtggatgGAGAGACAGCTGAGTGAGGAAGAGCAATTGCTGCTCAGgtatgaggacctgggttgggaCCATGGAGGGTGGTTCACAAAAAACAGCCTATAGCTtcagctatacacacacacacacacacacacacacacacacacacacacacacacatgaataacacactcacacatgcacaattaaaattaaatctttaatctttaaaaaaggtGGAAAGTGAGAGAGCAGAATacctgatgccctcctctggcctctacatgtatgtacataaatacatgtaaatacatgcacgagtgtgtgtgcatgcacgtacacacaaacaggcacacacacacaagattaacGTTAAAAAATTTAAGAGGAGTAGGACTTTGGAAGTAATTCATTTAATCCTACTTTTGTGATAAAAATTAGAAATGGGGATGAAAGGGTGTTTCCTAAGGTCACAGTTCATCAACAGAGCTAAACCAGGGCTAGTGCTCTACAGAGATAGCCAGACAATGGCCCTCTCATCAACTCTAAGGCACTCTGATTTCACACTTAAATTCATGAGTATTGTTGTTTCCCTTATCAGACCCATTTGTTCTTCCAATATGAAGGACAAATTTGTACTTCCAATATGTCCTGCCCAATATGAAGGGAATTTTGGCTGCAGGGACAGAAACTAAGGGACAAGAGATAACATGTGCAGCTATTTCTCTCCCATGACAAAAGCTCTCTGAAATTCATTTGGAATTTCTCAAGCAAAGATATTGAGACAATTTAAAAGGCCTGTCTTACCAAAGGGGAATTCTGGGAGATCAATAAATCCCTGTTTGCCACAGTCAGGGGTGTGGTAGGCCAAGGGCTGGCACATCAGGTAAGCTTTCAACCCAGCAGCCTCCAAACCCTCCTTCATGAGCTTCACAGCTTGTAAGCTGGTGGTGGGGTCGAAGTGGCAGTTCACCCCGACAATGGAGGCACCTGGAAGCAAGGGGAACATGTTAGCAGATCCTGGCAGCTTCCATGCTCCTGTCTTCATGGGAAGCTTGTACTCAGCATTTGGTCCTCACACAAACCTCTGTCACCTGTGAGAAAGAGCGATTGTGAGCAGCCAGGAAGTGTTTTCTGAGAAAAGTAATTAGTGAGGGTGACTTTAAACAGATAAAGAGATAAGTGAAGCTGCCAATGAAGTATATAATTGGTACACAAAAAAGGCCAGCAGAATGATGGGAAAGGGCTCCCTTCAGGCAGAGCAGGCTTGCTCATTACTAATGCAAATGATGGAGCCCCCTCTGATCTTGAAGACAGCTAACTTACCCTCTCCCTCATTTTTATAGTTCCCATAAAAATCAAGATTATAAAATTTTCttcctaaatataaatatttcttaCTATTACTAACAAGTGTGAAAAGATTCTTATGAAAAATCAGGAGGTGGATAAGAAGCATAAATTAAACAAATCACCAATGTGTCTCTAGTTCACAGAGTGTGCACTCTTGTCCTCAGACACTGAGTTATAACTTGGATTTAAAATGCAACAGTTTAGAAAACAGTCTGTGAGTTTCCCCTAATTGAAATGAAACCCAATGTAAGGAACAGAAATTGCATAAAAAGATATATTAGGTGGTCAGTATTTCATATCAAAGGTTCTTTGGATTTATTATACATGAAGCAAAGCAAGTATAAGAAAGGAAAAACTTTATCAAAGAAACAACTAACTTTGTATTGTTTAAAGATCCTCAACTTGagacatatttaaataaaacacaactTCTCCTAACATTTCTTTTGAGTTGCCCAAACATTCTTCTTGTTTCTAAGCATTAACCCTGCAGCATATGTCGAGCTACCCCTTTCAAAAGGCTGCCTTGCCTTGGAGATTGTGGCTTGGAGATTCAAGAATGAAATTTTACTGTTCCTTAAAAAACATAAATTcatgggttggggagatggctcagtggatcctaagttcagatcccagcacccccataaaagctgggcatgatagcacacacctgtagCCCTAGTACTGTGTCAAGACAGACAAGTGGAGCCAAGACAATCCAGCTAATCAGGAAGCcctaggttcagtgaaagaccctgtcatCAGAAATAAGGGGaacctggcatggtggctcatgcatgtaatcccaaaactcagggactcagaggcaggtggatgctgttgagttcaaggccagcctggtctacatagagagtccaggacagccaaggcttcacagagaaaccctgtcttgaaaagaaaggaagaaaggaaggaaggaaggaaggaaggaaggaaggaaggaaggaaggaaggaaggaaggaaggaaggaaggaaggaaaaggaatagCAATAGAGGAAGCCATCCAACATTTACCTCAGAccttcatgtgtgcacacacataccacacatacccctcccattcacacacatgaacatgtaaaTCTCTTCACATGTTTACAAAGTAAATTTGTGGGTTTTCTATGTATATTTTCTTGGCATATACCAGAGTATGTATTGATTATTGAAACAGTGTTCATTTACTctatgttattttaaaagttccaCTAGTggggctgtggtggtgcatgcctttgatcccaataGATTaaagggaggtggatctctgtgagttcaaggccagcttggtcaacagaacaagttccaggacagccagagctgcacggagaaaccctgtcttaaaaaacaaaaacaaaaaccaaaccaacaaaaagctTCACTAATGGCAAACTGATGGAAATCTGTCATTACCTGCTTTCACCAGACGCACAGCACACTCTCCAGGAGACACGCCATGCAGATCTCCTTCGGGACCAATGCACATGGTAGCTGCTACAGGTTTACCAGATGTTTTTAAGGCTTCCACTGCCCACACAGCTTCTTCAACATGTTCAAAATACTAAATCGGTGAAGAGCAGAACACTCTTAATTACGTTTTCCACAAAATGATAAGAACACCAATCTACTATGACTTGAACTGTCTAGTAAGAACTCAGTTTCTGAGAATTTTTGACCCTGAATAGACTGGTGTGACAGTTTCTTAGTGtgaacagaagacaaaaaatttgaaaacgtGTCAAAGTTAGCAGAAGTCTCAGATGAAAAAGTGCGAGCATTCCCAGCAAAGGGCCATTAGGGCTCATGGCTGGTCAGTTTCTGCTGAGAGTGACCTGATGCTTGAGAATTTGCCCAGAGATGAATAACCAATAGCAGGCTTGAGACAGTGTGGAGAAACCTGATTGGTCACCCAGAGCTATatacccttctctctcttcccggATGAATCTGCTTGCCCTTGGATGGCATTCACCTAATTCCTGGTGTCTGTGTGATGCTGTGCCTCTCAGCCTCTCACACCCTTGGCCTGGCCCCTGTCCTCACCAGGGGCTAaacccttgggaggaggaccaacatcTGGCTCCCAATGTGGCCTTGCCCCCCTCAGTATTGGCAAAATTCCCCATTTGTGTGTTTCTTGGCTGCTCCTGGGTGAGCATGCAGCccactcctctcctcttttcaccTCCAATAGTTGCCTGTCCACACCTATATCCTATGTGACAGAGCAACCCTTCGGGAGTAGTCACCAGAAAGGTGGGTATCCAATGACTGGTAAGACCCCAAGAGTTGGGGCAGCCTAAGACAGGCACTGTCGTTTGAGGTGAGCCTCCAAGGCTTGAGGTCAACAATGCTGGGGCAAAGAATCCCATTCCCCAAGGTCaccataaataaaacaaaaaggagggtATGTGGGCATCCCTGCAAAGGGCCATTAGGTCTCATGTCTGGGGCAGCATCTGCTGACATGGTTACTGAAGTAGTCAGTGAGAGTACATGACCTGGCTTTGGAGAGTCTGCCCAGAGATGAACAGGCTTGGAGAAGGTGTGAAGGAATCTGATTGGTCACCCAAAGCTATATAATGTGTTCTCTCTTCCAGGAATGAAGGAGTCTACATCCATTCTCCCTTGATTGCATTCACTGGATTCCTGGTGTCTGTGTGATGACTGCACCTCTCACACCCTCAGCCTGGACCCTCTGTCTTCACCTACAGGCTGGATCCTTGGGAAGAGGACCAATGAAAAAGGATCTCAAAAACTAACCTAAATATAATTGTTCCTTGAGATTTGAACCTCACCCCATGTCGAGATCATCCTTGCTCACCTCTGCAATAAGGAAGTCCACATTCTTCTTCATGAAGATCTCTAGCTGTTGGTGAAATATCTTTTTAACATCCATTTCACTCTTGCAGCTGAGGTATGAAGGTGTCTGGCTCACACCTCCTGCAACCAAAGCATCTCCTTCATCAGCCACTTGCCGTGCGATGTCACAAGCCGCTTCATTGACCTTCTGCCCCTAAAGTGGGTGAGTGGAGGGCACAGCTAAATTCACATGTGAAATTGAAAAGTGAAATTATTAGTTACATGCCAGAccctcaattttatttttaaaatcattgttTTTATCCTAGAAACAATAGTTAAGTAGATCAATGGTTTATCAAGTTTAGaagtttgggggctggagagatggctcagtggttaagagtgctctctgctcttccaaaggacccaggttcaattcccagcacccacatagcaactcacaactgtctgtaacggcaattccaagggatctgacactttcacattaatgcacataaaataaaaattaaataaattagttttaaaaatacttaaaaaagttTAGCAGTTTGTAAAACTGCACTAATATTATAAAAACAACAGTGCCTTGGTAATATCTAGGCTATAGCATGTCATCAAAAATCTGTGAGAGGATAACAGTCTATAGATGAAAAGGACTAATCTGGAATTTTCTAATACCTAACCTGCACTTAGATAAATACTTAGCAAATAACTGTGGTGGTGACAATGGACACTAACTTTTATGACTAATAAGACTAAAATTCAATTAGAATGATGACCAAATTCATGACTGCTATGTATTTCTCCTATGATAAATACATGCCTAGTAAGGCACACTCTAATCGTTTAGACATTTAAGATTGAGTTGGccttttaggttttttgtttgtttggtttttgtttttggttttgtttttttggtttggttttggttttggttttggttttttgttgttgttgttttttgttttgtttttgtactttgtcttttaaataggGTTTCAATTAGCCCAGGCTGAACTCTGGATTCAACTGccttcatctcccaagtgctaggatcacagactTGTACCATATGGGGCAGCTTGTTTCTGTGCTGAGAAACAACATGATGATGTTGCCTTCAACTTTTGGGTTCATGGATCCTCTACTGCAGCCTCTCAAGTATCTAGGAGGACTACTGGGGCTCATGAGCCTGCCTGATTTGGGGTGTAGCTTGTTGGCAGGGTTTTTGCCTAACATGTACTGGGTTCTACCCTTCGTACTGCAGACAGCAACCACAAGATCCTACCTTATCTTTTaaagcaaacaaagcaaaacaagcccACTACCATCCAAaaacccccaaacacaaaaaacaaacccagcaCCACAGGTCATTTAGACTGTTGAAATTTTAGAACCCCCAATTCATTTTAGATATGACAAAAATCTCAGCCTTAATGGGCAAGTGCTTTGGCAATGACAGAAGTGACAGCAGCTGAGTTACTTGGCTTGCTGCCCCCCGTACTCTGCATGCccttgatctcagcacttggggagaggcagaggcaggaaaagctCAGAGAGTTCCACGTCAGCCAGGCTGCATAgtaagagcttgtctcaaaaaaacagtaGGGAGTTGAATGGACTTGTAAAGACCCCACTTTGCTTAAGAGCAGGCAGGACTTACTGTTGAGTCTTTAATCTGCTTCACCAATGCCTTCCTATGAATCCTAAAGCATGCAGATCAAGCCTGAGAGTGTGAGCCACACTCCCTATGGCTTTCCTCTGTGGGAACTTGGACAGTGGAGTGTCTGTAATACCAGTCACAGGTGGTGGCCTTAGAGGGTGGTACTCACCGATATCTTCGCTGCCACGTAGTTTCCTCTATTCTCCAGTTTGTCTTCACTGGCATAGAAAGTGAAGGTCTGCATGACGTTTGAGCCAGCTCTCAGGAACTCCCGGTGAAGCTGGCGAACTGGGAGAATAAACAAGCAAAGCTATGATTTCACCCATTCACCAGCCTGCAATGTTCTCAAGAGGCTCTCAGGTAACCAAACATCAAAATGACTGTTTCAGCTGCTTGACCCTCGTACATCTGGGTTTAAGGAGGGGCAACTTTAGGTTTCCTAGAACCTCCGTCAAAGCTATCATGGCCAGATAGCTGGGTGGTTGGGGGAGGCTGGGCTCACGGCGCTGTatttgccccccacccccacccccgtggtCTTGGCTTTGTTTGCCCATTGTTAACTTGTTCTTCATTCTTTGACTCTTTGtggaaggtggaaggggagacAATCTGTTGTCTTGTCCTTGAGAAATCTCATGATTCACAAAAGGATACCCGCCCAAAGCACTGTGTGGATGGGCTCTGTGGGAAAGGCTGTCTCCCATGGGAAAAGAAGTCCACATGGAACACTAAAGAGGTGTTGGAGAAGTAGCAGGGGACACAGGTGGAAACAGGGATTTAGAAAGTCTCTGTTTTCATGTATTTTCCTAGGGggaaataattcaaaataaat includes:
- the LOC110539650 gene encoding betaine--homocysteine S-methyltransferase 1 translates to MAPVAGKKAKKGILERLNAGEVVIGDGGFVFALEKRGYVKAGPWTPEAAVEHPEAVRQLHREFLRAGSNVMQTFTFYASEDKLENRGNYVAAKISGQKVNEAACDIARQVADEGDALVAGGVSQTPSYLSCKSEMDVKKIFHQQLEIFMKKNVDFLIAEYFEHVEEAVWAVEALKTSGKPVAATMCIGPEGDLHGVSPGECAVRLVKAGASIVGVNCHFDPTTSLQAVKLMKEGLEAAGLKAYLMCQPLAYHTPDCGKQGFIDLPEFPFGLEPRVATRWDIQKYAREAYNLGVRFIGGCCGFEPYHIRAIAEELAPERGFLPPASEKHGNWGSGLDMHTKPWIRARARKEYWQNLRIASGRPYNPSMSKPDAWGVTKGTAELMQQKEATTEQQLRELFEKQKFKSAQ